A window of Phytoactinopolyspora mesophila genomic DNA:
GACGTCGGCCTCGGCCGCGACGTAGATGGTCACGTCCTGGCCGTCGATGGCAACGCCTTCGACACCCACGCCGGAGGCGCTGAGCGCCGCGGCCGCGTCAGCGGCTGCCTTGGCAGCCTCCGAGTTGGCCAGGTAGACCTCTGCGGAAATTCCGAGGTCGCGCTGGATGGCCTCGGTGAGGCCAGCCGGCAGCTCGGCTGCCTGTGCCGCGAAGTCCTCGGCGTTGAAGGTTTCTAATGCTGCTACAGGTGTGGATTCGTCTGCGTGCGCGATGCCGGTGAAGGCGATCGCGCCCGTACCGACGAGCGCGGAGGCAGCGAGCACGCTCGCGAACCTCCTGGCGCCGCGATAACGGCCGGTGGAGTTACTCACGCATTTCTCCAGTTCTTAGTCATGAACATCATGTCCCGGATGCCCTCGCCGCCGAAACGACGCCCTACTGTCTCGTTGCCAGTAGACCGGGACCGGAGTTACCGTACCGGACTCTGCCTGTGGATAGCACCTGGGCCCTCTGATCGATTTAGGTAAACATTTGGTAACGAAGGCCGAAGAGAGGGAACCTTCAGGCCTTGGCCAGGCAAATGATGCTGAAGTTGCTAAAATCCAACTTTGAGCGTTACGTACCGATATGTCCGGATTTGTTAACTTCCAGTAGGGTTCGACCCCGCCGCGAATGTCATGCCGGTGGCCGGGAGGCAAGATCGTCATCCCAGTTACCAGGCGCGGCCGCCGGAGGAACATGATCGACGCGACTACCGGGCAAGTCTCCGGCACATCACCGCCACTTCGTCCAGGCCCGCACCGTCGTGGCCCCCAAGACCCGCCGAGCCACTCGTGGCGCAGGCTCCCGGGACGACTGGATGATCTTCCCGATCGCCGTCCTGCGACCCGGTCACGGACACCGAGCCTGACGCCGGCTCCGACACCGAGTGCCGGCCGTAATGGGCCCGGACCGTGACGGGATGCGTGGTCCCAGCCGGGAGGTCGTGGTGGACCCGAACCGAGAACCGTCCACCCGCGGTGACGGCGCCCATGTGGGTGCGCCCGTAGACGGCCACGCTCACCCAATGATTCGGGCCGGCGCGATCCACCACACCCGACACAACCAGGGGCTCGCCTGCTTCCACCTCCAACGGCAGCGAGACGGCCGGCTCGCTCACCGCTACCGCGAGCTCCCACTCGCCGTCCCGGTAGAAGCTCTCGGCGCTGTGCGCGCCGCCCGCCAAAGCGTAGGCAAAGCTGAAGTTCGTGTCCGGATCCCAGTGATCACACAGGCCGGAGGCGGGCCCGGCCGCACCGCTCAGAATCCCTACCGCCGCCGTGCCCGAGACATACGGCCCGCCGCTGTCGCCCGGCGAACTGCAGGCCGACGTGGTGAAACCGGTGACCGCCGCGTGGCCGTGAGCTTCGCCGTAGTCGACCAGGTGGTCGACGGCGGTGACCTCTCCACACTGGTAGCCGCTGGTCACGCCCGACCGGCAGACCGGCTGACCCACTACCGGGCTGACGTGATCGGTGAGAGTGACCTCCCCACGTCGAGGATCCCCGCTACCGCCGCCCCACGTGGTGATGACCGGAACCGGCGTCCATGCCGCATCGTCGACGTTGAGCAGACCAACGTCGTGACCATTCCCGAACAGCCAGGCGCCGCCCACCCCGCGGCCCAGTGGTGCGCCAGGCGACGGCCATCCCGGAGTATCCGCCGTCCAGGGCTCGTCGATGTCGACGTGTGCCCATCGGGTGTCTTCGCCGGCCCGGGGAAAGCAGTGTCCCGCACTGAGTGCGACGGCCGAGCCGTCGGCGCCGTGACCGTT
This region includes:
- a CDS encoding S1 family peptidase; amino-acid sequence: MARAAVRRMPAALVASCLVSAGLFGGIAPATAEDALLDIGLGLQTYEPSEFRAEALELPAGLRIAVERDLGVPAERYLADAAAGQSAAHVVDALRAGGADVGAAVFDRATQTLEIFSADPGDYPAIEAAGAVVLPAAPPEPDLDAAVIPHEERFKGGYGYGEPDGAGGLHSYCTAGFNGHGADGSAVALSAGHCFPRAGEDTRWAHVDIDEPWTADTPGWPSPGAPLGRGVGGAWLFGNGHDVGLLNVDDAAWTPVPVITTWGGGSGDPRRGEVTLTDHVSPVVGQPVCRSGVTSGYQCGEVTAVDHLVDYGEAHGHAAVTGFTTSACSSPGDSGGPYVSGTAAVGILSGAAGPASGLCDHWDPDTNFSFAYALAGGAHSAESFYRDGEWELAVAVSEPAVSLPLEVEAGEPLVVSGVVDRAGPNHWVSVAVYGRTHMGAVTAGGRFSVRVHHDLPAGTTHPVTVRAHYGRHSVSEPASGSVSVTGSQDGDREDHPVVPGACATSGSAGLGGHDGAGLDEVAVMCRRLAR